The Arachis hypogaea cultivar Tifrunner chromosome 16, arahy.Tifrunner.gnm2.J5K5, whole genome shotgun sequence genome contains a region encoding:
- the LOC112759033 gene encoding uncharacterized protein: MARAMKIFSLMAICVMMVAQQVAAVEEAAGAPSHGPQGPELIKFLCSMSPKKDLCLKVLFSDPSELAGAGLTDLAVVALRAASLDASSMLDDVTRFIDDPDMSPAIQQGLSDCKENVLDAGMQLDDAVASLLQGADRDAHTWLRAAYAAIDTCDASIPGDDDILSVKSRQLRTLVDLATAITNFLPNKNLQS; this comes from the coding sequence atggcACGCGCCATGAAAATCTTCTCATTGATGGCAATCTGCGTGATGATGGTGGCACAGCAAGTTGCGGCAGTCGAGGAGGCAGCCGGGGCACCAAGCCATGGACCCCAGGGACCAGAACTGATCAAGTTTCTTTGCTCGATGTCACCAAAAAAGGATCTGTGCCTGAAAGTGTTGTTCTCTGACCCATCAGAGTTAGCCGGCGCAGGCCTGACCGACTTGGCAGTGGTGGCACTGAGGGCGGCGTCCCTGGACGCCTCCAGCATGCTGGACGACGTTACCAGATTCATCGATGATCCAGACATGAGCCCAGCCATCCAGCAGGGTTTGTCTGACTGCAAGGAGAACGTCTTGGACGCCGGAATGCAGCTGGATGACGCCGTTGCTTCCTTGTTGCAGGGTGCTGACAGAGACGCACACACCTGGCTCCGCGCTGCTTATGCCGCCATTGACACCTGCGATGCTTCTATTCCCGGAGATGATGATATTCTCTCCGTTAAGAGCAGGCAGCTCCGTACCCTTGTCGACCTTGCCACCGCCATCACCAATTTCTTGCCAAATAAGAACCTCCAAAGCTAG
- the LOC140179981 gene encoding probable pectinesterase/pectinesterase inhibitor 7 encodes MSGHSFGLAVYVHSLRQFYGKTVDFIFGNAKVVFQSWGSGAAATYLWRPWKEYSRTVYVQTMIDGVVDGAGWRPWDRDFALTTLYYAEFNNSGVGSSIANRVTWQDYHVINATDAANFTVSNFLLGDNWLPKTGVAYTNAFI; translated from the coding sequence ATGAGTGGACACTCTTTTGGACTGGCAGTGTATGTCCACTCTCTAAGACAATTTTATGGAAAAACCGTAGATTTCATATTTGGGAACGCCAAGGTTGTGTTCCAGAGCTGGGGAAGTGGCGCCGCGGCAACGTATCTCTGGAGGCCATGGAAGGAGTATTCGAGAACGGTGTACGTGCAAACCATGATTGATGGTGTGGTTGACGGTGCAGGGTGGCGTCCATGGGACAGAGATTTTGCGTTGACCACTTTgtattatgctgagtttaataacaGTGGGGTGGGGTCCAGTATTGCGAATAGGGTGACGTGGCAGGATTACCATGTGATTAACGCAACGGATGCTGCTAACTTTACTGTTTCGAATTTCTTGCTTGGAGATAATTGGTTACCCAAGACTGGAGTGGCCTACACCAATGCCTTTATTTAG